In the genome of Montipora capricornis isolate CH-2021 unplaced genomic scaffold, ASM3666992v2 scaffold_493, whole genome shotgun sequence, the window GATAGAAAAAAGCACTGCTACAGGTCTTATTAATGTCAGTATTCATTGTTAAGTTGTTGTCGAACCAGGTTCCAAGGTTACGGGCTGTATTGATCAGTTTGACATCGACTGCTGGGAACAAATTCAGCAAGATggcagagcgggtcttgaacccgggatctctggatctcaaggcaagcgccctaaccactgggccacactacctccctgtaagatagaagtgatcctctcacTAAACTGGACAACCGTCACTTTATAGATACCTGGAAAATTCAGGCAGTTTCTAcaagattcgaacccatgacctctgcaatgctgttccgactgagctatgaagcaaatcaaggaaaggttacgtttatgcaaacgttggccgtgtagcacttatattttaaacagagttaactgaatagagtgtaatgtgaagtgctagatttcaatcccatatgaaccatgtgagcgttagccctacagatggaaatgggcccacacaaggacagagaaaaactctgaccagggttggaaatgaacccacaaccttcgggttagatctccgccgctctaccgactgagctacaaggtcagacgggagcaggccgtgggaagtgaagatgttaaagtcacggcaatgattctgcaaacgttggctgtgtagcacttatattttaaacagggtggtcagagtttttctctgtccttgtgtgggcccatttccatctgtagggctaacgctcacatggttcatatgggattgaaatctagcacttcacattacactctattcagttaactctgtttatgAAGCAAATCAGTTGGGAGCTGGTAATTTTTTGGGATAACATTTTGGTGTTGACACCTGGAATCAGGTAGAAGTGTGCGACAATAACTTCGAGGGAGGAGATGTTGCAGTGGATGCGATGGGGTGCCCACAATACTATTCATAATTCCTTATCCCTTCCTTTTTTAATTTGCTGGATTGGTGTTACATGATATTGTATCCAAATCTAACAGCTGTTTGCTGCAAGTTATCTATTTGGCTCACACATTTGCTTAGCCTGAATTTCATCATGTGTTGTACTGTGATCATGAAGCCGAACTTTGAGTGACTAGATTGAGCCTTCTGTTTGGGATTTATTATGAGGGCTCCTTAGTTGGGCGGGCAGAGTAATCCAGACTGTTTAGGGTGCTGGGTTAATAAAAGAATCAGGGACTTGgaacagtggtgagagcacttctCTTTCACAGATGTGGCTCGAGGTTACTTCCCCATACTCAATGTCACTTgaaggttgagtttgttggttctcaactCTGTTCCAAGACCTTTTTCCATCTAGTCTGGTTCTCCTCTCCTCTTTGGTTTGATTTGCTTAAAAGTCAAAGTCATGTGATTTGATTTACAGTCTCGTTAATTATTAAAACACATGCAATTATCtggaaggaaaaggaaatttaacaattattgctattattattataattattaatcgCATCTGTagtattataataatgattttCCAGTGCGTGTAAGATTTCTTTGGCAATGGTACTCCAAGTAGGATTCATTAAAGAGGCTATCGCGATGACCGCGACACTGTAAAAGACTGCATGACAAACTTGGGGTGGGGGGTGATATTTCATAAAGAATTGTGTGCATTTCGGTTATCCTATGACTCGGTAACACATCTTAACGGACTAAGTGCATGATTTCGTTGTTCTCCCTGTATAGCACATATTAAATGCCatcgtagaaacttgtaaaACCTCTGTTTACTGATTTTGATTGCAATCAATgctgttaacaacagttttaaatgcgAACAACTATTTTATAATGGCAATTTACCCTATGGTCGGGTCATGAAATGTGGACTTCGGGCTATGGACTACGGATATGAATTACAGGATTGAGATAACGACGTAAAACAGCGTAAAACAGACTAAACAGCAAGACAAGGACAGCACGTACTGACCAAGATATTTTATAACACTGAAAATAAAGAACACTGAAATGCTGTGAACTTGAAAGAAAATCGGCTAAAAATATCTCGAACAAAGTGTAGTCTTCCCATAGCCTCTTGCTTGAATACTGTTTTAACGCGAAACAGGGTTGCAAAGTTAGACTGCAGGTGACCACTGTAGCCTGCTGAATGACATTGTCAGTGAGGAACATCAAGTGATCTTACAGAATGCCAAAtaatatttcaaatatttaaaattacttttcattttcgtctgtTTTAGTGAGAACTGAGATTTTGATGCAAAAAAAGATGCCAAGGTCTGTTTTGCACAAGAAGAGCTGTACTGGCGTGAAAAACTCCCGTGGGAAAGAAAGGAGGAGTTGCAGAGAGGACCGACAGTATCACATGAGAAATTTAGGGGACCATACAGGAGAGAGGACAAAGAAATGCAAGCGGGATGACAAGTGCTTTACTGAAGCTGTAAAATCAAGTAGAATCCATACTGGAGAAAGGCcatataaatgcaaacaatgtgacaAATGGTTTAGTGGAGGAGAAAATTTAAGGACGCATGAAACGacacatactggagaaaagtcTTATGattgcaaacagtgtggcaagtgttttagtaaAACAGAATATCTAAGAAAACACGAAAGAGTCCACACTGGAGAAAAGCCCtataaatgcaaacagtgtggcaagtgtttcagTCGAGGACACGatttaaggagacatgaaagaacacattctggagaaaagccttatgagtgcaaacagtgtggaaagtgtttcaGTCAAGGACATGATTTAAGgattcatgaaagaacacattctggagaaaagccttatgagtgcaaacagtgtggaaagtgtttcaGTCAAGGACACGatttaaggagacatgaaagaacacattctggagaaaagccttatgaatgcaaacagtgtggcaagtgtttcagTCGAGGACAAAGTTTAAGgattcatgaaagaacacattctggagaaaagccttatgagtgcaaacagtgtggaaagtgtttcaGTCAAGGACACGATTTAAGgattcatgaaagaacacattctggagagaagccttatgaatgcaaacagtgtggaaagtgtttcTGTCAAGCACAACATTTAAGGAGtcatgaaagaacacatactggagaaaagccttatgaatgcaaacagtgtggcaagtgtttcagTCAGGCACAAAATTTAAGGACGcatgaaagaacacatactggagaaaagccttatgaatgcaaacagtgtggaaagtgtttcTGTCAAGCACAACATTTAAGGAGtcatgaaagaacacatactggagaaaagccttatgaatgcaaacagtgtggaaaATGTTTCAGTCGAGGAGACACTGTAACGATTCATGAAAAaacacatactggagaaaaaccttatgagtgcaaacagtgtggcaagtgttttggcCAAGCCAGTTCTCTAAGGAGACATGAAAAAACCCACACTGGAGAGTCGATAAAAGAGCGTGGTTTAAACCAGGATGAAAAGCATAGTTGTTGGATTTGCCAGGAGGAGTTGAGCAGCGAGCTTGTTCTTCTTGAACATTACCAAAATCACGTAAAGTTGGAG includes:
- the LOC138036648 gene encoding zinc finger protein 709-like translates to MQKKMPRSVLHKKSCTGVKNSRGKERRSCREDRQYHMRNLGDHTGERTKKCKRDDKCFTEAVKSSRIHTGERPYKCKQCDKWFSGGENLRTHETTHTGEKSYDCKQCGKCFSKTEYLRKHERVHTGEKPYKCKQCGKCFSRGHDLRRHERTHSGEKPYECKQCGKCFSQGHDLRIHERTHSGEKPYECKQCGKCFSQGHDLRRHERTHSGEKPYECKQCGKCFSRGQSLRIHERTHSGEKPYECKQCGKCFSQGHDLRIHERTHSGEKPYECKQCGKCFCQAQHLRSHERTHTGEKPYECKQCGKCFSQAQNLRTHERTHTGEKPYECKQCGKCFCQAQHLRSHERTHTGEKPYECKQCGKCFSRGDTVTIHEKTHTGEKPYECKQCGKCFGQASSLRRHEKTHTGESIKERGLNQDEKHSCWICQEELSSELVLLEHYQNHVKLEEPSI